DNA from Deferribacter autotrophicus:
TTTTTAATCAAGTCATAGAAGCTGTTAAAACCATCAATGTCCATTTGAAATTCAGCTTCTTTGAGAAGTTCAAGCTTATTGTTAATAATAGCGCAATTAAACTTATCTTTGGAAACATCAACACCTATAAAGAAAGCAAATTTGTCATTTTTCATGTCAAACCTCACTTAAAATATTTTAGTCCCGAATCCAAACTCCCGTTTGACAGTGGCTTGATAGCCAAATCAACCAATAGGGACTTTCGGGACGGGGGACAGACTAAATATGAAGCTTTTAAGCTTATTCCCACTGTAGTCCTCTGTCCCATTCTTAATTCATTACATAATATAATTTTCTTATACAACAAAAAAACGTAGGAGTTGCCACTGAAAAAGTGGCAACTAATTAATATTTGACTTCAAAATCGTATTTTGTTATTATTTAACCGGTTAAATAAATTAATTTGGAGCTGCAAATGATATGGAATGAAGAGTATGAAACCCTTCCTAGAGAAGCCCTTGAAGCATTACAGCTTAAAAGATTACAAAATCTTGTGGAAAGAGTTTATGCGACAGTTCCATTTTACAGGAAGAAACTAGATGAAGCTGGTGTAAGACCTGAACAGATAAAAAGTCTTGATGATTTGAAAAGATTACCATTCACAACAAAACAAGATCTAAGAGATAATTACCCTTTTGGATTATTTGCTGTTCCAAAAGAGCAAGTGGTTAGAATACATGCATCAAGCGGTACCACAGGAAAACCAACAGTAGTAGGTTATACAAAACGAGATATAAACACATGGGCAGAACTTATGGCCAGAACATTTCAGGCTGCAGGCGTAGGGAAAGGAGATATTCTTCAAAATGCCTATGGATACGGTTTGTTTACTGGTGGTCTTGGAGCACATTACGGTGCAGAATTAATTGGCGCATCAGTTATCCCTATTTCAGGAGGAAATTCTAAAAAACAGATTATGATAATGCAAGATTTCGGAACAACAGCAATTTCATGTACCCCTTCTTATGCTCTTAATTTATACGAAGTGGCTGAAGAAATGGGGGTAGATTTAAAAAAATTACCAGTTAAAGTGGGTGTATTCGGAGCTGAGCCTTGGACAAATGAAATGAGAAGAGAAATTGAAGAAAAATGGGGTATAGATGCCATAGACATTTACGGATTAAGCGAAGTAATCGGTCCAGGAGTTGCTTTTGAGTGCGTAGAAGCCAAAAATGGAATGCATATAAATGAAGACCATTTCCTTGTAGAAATTATCGACCCTGAAACCGGTGAACAGTTGCCTTATGGTGAAAAGGGAGAAATTGTTTTTACAACATTAACAAAAGAAGCAATCCCTCTCATTCGATATAGAACAAGAGATATTACAAGACTCATTAAAGCACCATGTATTTGTGGAAGAACCTTTGTTAGAATGGAAAAAGTGATGGGTAGAAGTGACGATATGCTTATCATCAGAGGAGTAAACGTTTTCCCATCACAAATTGAATCTATTTTGATGGAAACAAAAGGGATTTTACCTCATTATCTCATTATCGTTGATAGAGAAAATAATCTTGATACGTTAGAAGTACTCGTTGAAGTTAATGAAGAGTTTTTCTCAGATGAAATCAAAAAATTACAGCAGCTTGAAATTAGTATAGAAAAAAGCATAAAAGAGATGATAGGGATTTCTGCAAAAGTCAGACTTGTAGAACCTAAAACTATAGAAAGAAGTCAGGGCAAAGCAAAAAGGGTTATCGATAAAAGAAAGATTTAAATTAGGAGGCAACAATGAAAATTACGCAAATATCCATTTTTATAGAGAACCAATCTGGTAGATTATGGGAAGTATGTGATCTTTTGGGAAAGAATAATATAAACATTCGTGCCCTTTCATTAGCAGATACATCAGATTTTGGTATCTTAAGACTCATTGTAAACGATCCAGAGAAAGCTTATCAAAAATTAAGAGAAAATGAATTCACCGTTGGAAAAACGGAAGTTATTGCTGTTGAAGTCCCTGACTCACCAGGAGGATTGGCAAAGGTATTAAAAATTTTAAAAGATAACAATATCAATGTGGAATATATGTATGCCTTTGTGGAAAGAAGCGGTGATTGCGCAATTATGATTTTTCGCTTCGACGAAACTGATAAAGCAATAGAAGCTTTGAATAACAATGGTATTAAAACAATAAAAGGTCAAGAAATTTACGGATTATAAAATAAATAGGAGTAGGTCATGAAAAGATTAATACTTATCGCCTTTTTCGTAATTTTTAGTGTTTCTTTATATGCAGAAATAAAAATAGGTGCTTTATTTTCCACAAGTGGTCCTGCCTCTTTCTTAGGACTTCCTGAAAAGCAAACATTGGATATGGTTGTGGAAGAGATCAATAAAAATGGTGGAATAAATGGAGAAAAAATAAAAATAATTTTTTACGATACCAAAGGGATAGATGGTGAAGCAAGAAAAAAGTTTATAAGACTTGCTACAAAAGATAGAGTATTGGCTGTAATTGGTCCTACTAGAAGTGGCTCTACCCTTGCTATCAAAGATCTTGCTAAAAAATATAAATTACCCGTTATAAGTTGTGCTTCAAGTAATAGAATCATCAACCCCTTATACAAAGAGGTATTTAAAGTTGCTCCATCCGATATTCATGCGGTTGAAAAGATTTATGAATACCTTTTATCCAAAGGAATGAAAAAAGTTGCAATAATTACTGCTCAAAGCGGTTTTGGGTATTCCGGTAGAGACGCTCTATTAAAAAAAGCTAAAGAGATGAATATACACATTGTTGCAGACGAAAAATTTAAAGATACCGATAAGGATATGAAAAGCCAGCTTTCAAAAATAGCATCATTAAAACCTGATGCTGTAATATGTTGGGGAGTAGGACCTGCACCTGCAATCGTTGCCAAAAATTTTAAAGAACTTAATATCAACGCTCAGTTAATAATGAGCCATGGAGTTGCTTCTAAAAAATTTATTGCATTAGCAGGTAACGCTGCAGAAAACATTATCTTGCCTGCAGGTAGATTAATAGTGGCTGATCAGCTTCCCGATACTGATCCATTCAAAAAAATGCTTTTAAAATATAAACATGATTATGAGACTAAATTTAACAGCGAAGTTTCCACATTTGGTGGTCATGCATACGATGCAATGCACATCTTGAAAATAGCTTTGGAAAATACTGGTAAAAACAAAAATAAAATAGCTAAGGCCATTGAATCCATAAAAGGTTACAAAGGCACTTACGGTGAATTTAATTTCTCCGAAAAAGACCATAACGGTCTTACAAAAGATGCCTTTGTAATGGTTAAAATTGAAAATGGCGATTGGAAATTAATCCATAAATAGTTTTAAGTAATGAAATAAAAATGAATAAAAATACACAAGTATAAGGTACGTTAAAGAATTATGCAGTTTTTGTATTCTGGTCTTACAACTGGAAGCATTTATACCCTTGTGGCAATAGGGTTTAATATTATATACAATACCACTGGAATAATTAATTTTGCCCAAGGTGAATTTGTTATGCTAGGTGGTATGTTTATATATACCGCCTTGCACTTTTTAAATTTTCCTATTTATATTTCTTTTATCGTTGCACTTATTTCGGCATTCATATTAGGAATGATTGCTGAAAGAATATTTTTTAACAGCATCAAAATAAAAACTGAAATAAATCTCATAACTATAACTCTTGCTCTTGCCATAATTTTGCGTGGTGCTTCTATGATTATTTGGGGCAGAGATTCATTAAAGGTTGATCCTTATATTACTGAAAAAACCGTTGCCATGCCGGGCGGTGTTTTAACTACTAGCAGCCTTCTTGTTATAGTAGTTTCGATTGTGGTAGCTATTATACTCTCTTTTTTCTTCAAATTTACTAAATATGGAAAGGCATTTAGAGCATGTCATAACGATCCTTATGCAGCTTCAAATTGTGGTATAAATGTTAATAAAATAAAAATGTTATCCTTTGCTATTGCTGCCACCATTGGTTGTATTGCGGGAATCCTCATTACCCCTATCACCTTTGTCACATATAATGACGGAATTATGACAGGTTTAAAAGGGTTTTCCGCTGCAATTTTCGGAGGACTTGGCAGATTTTCGGGTGCCATAGTTGGCGGTTATTTTTTGGCTATAGCCGAAAGTTTTTTTGCATCAATACTTCCTTCAGGTTATAAAGATGCTTTTGCTTTTATAATTTTACTTATTATTCTTTTTGCCTTACCAAACGGAATACTTGGGAAAAAGAAAGCCGAAAGAGTATGAAAGAGTTAAACAGAAAGTTTTTTATTTTTAATATAATTTTAATAATAGTGCTTGGTCTTACGGTAAAAAATGATTACTATCTGAGTCTTATTACATATATAATGATAAATGCCGTATTGGCATCAGGTTTAAATATCCTATTGGGATATGCTGGAATCATTTCTTTATGTCAGGCAGCATTTTTCGGTATTGGAGCATATCTCTCAGGAATATTGACCGTTCATTATTCATTTTCACCCTTATTAACCGTTCTGATAGGAATTGTTGCAACATTTTTTGTAGCATTTATAATAGGTTATCCAGCATTAAAATTGCATGGACACTATCTGGCAATGGCAACTTTGGGATTTGGCATGATTATCTATATTTTTGCTAACGAACTGGATATGTTTACCGGAGGTCCTTCAGGATTGGTGGGAATACCATATTTTTCCATCTTCGGTTTCGAATTTGATAATGAAATGAAAAATTTTATTCTGTTTGCCACAATTTACCTCATTAGCTTAGTATTTCTTGAGCTTTTTGATAAATCTTTTATAAGTTATGACTTTCGTTTTATCAGGGAATCAGAGCATGCGTCCAGCGCCTTTGGGATTAACTTCAAAAAAGAAAAAGTTTTACTATTTGCTGTCATAGCTGCTTACTCATCCATGATAGGTTCATTTTATGCCTTTTACTCCCAATTCATAAGTCCATCTTCCATTGGTATAAACTATTCCATTGAAATCTTGGCTATGGCAATAATCGGTGGACTTGGCACAACATATGGAGGAATTGTTGGAGCTGTAATAATATCATTAATACCTGAAGTTTTTGCATCTTTTGAAGATTACGAAATAATCATATACGGTGGAATTTTAGCTTTTTGCATTATATTTTTTCCATATGGAATAGTCGGTTTTTTCAAGAGGTTGAAAATTGCTAAGAACTGAACATATTTCCGTAAACTTTGGTGGAATCAAAGCTCTTGATGATGTAAATATCCGTGTGGAATCAGGAAATATTGTTGCATTGATCGGTCCCAATGGTGCCGGTAAAACCACTCTATTTAACGTCATTACTGGTTTTATAAGCGGATACAGCGGAAAAGTTTTTTTCCAAGATGAAGACATTTCTCACGTGGCTCCAAATGTTATTTTTCAGAAAGGGATCTCAAGAACATTTCAAAACCTGAAAATTATCAATGATGTGACAATAAAAGAGAATTTAATTTTAGGACTATTGAAAAAAAAGATAAAAAAGTATTACTTTAAAAACTTTTTTCGCATGGATAAAAATTTTAGAAAAGAAATTGAACAAACATTAGAGAATACCCTTGAACTTTTTGGAATATCCGAATGGAAAGATAAAACCCCTGATGAAGCTCCTTATGGTGTCCTCAAATATCTTGAGCTTGCAAGAAGTTATCTATCTTCCCCTTCCCTACTCCTACTTGATGAACCTGCTGCTGGTTTAAACAATTTTGAGAAAGAAAAGATGATTGAACTCATAAAAAAACTTAAAAACGAAGGCATAACCGTTTTAATGGTAGAACATGATATGAACTTCATCTCTAGCCTTGCTGACAAAGTTTACTGTTTAAATTTTGGTAAAATAATTGCCGAAGGTTCATATATCGAAGTCAGGAACAATCCAGATGTAATGAAGGCCTATCTCGGAGATGAAGATGCTTAGAGTTACCTCTTTATCCTCTTATTATGGCAAAATCAGGGCTTTAAAAAACGTATCGTTACATATAAAACCCAAGGAGTTTGTATCATTAATCGGCTCAAACGGTGCCGGTAAAACAACACTTTTGAATTCTATAATGGGACATATTCAGAAAAAAGAAGGGGAAATATATTTTAACAATACCGACATAACAAATTTAAAACCTGAAAAAATAGTAAATTTAGGTATAGGTTTTGTTCCTGAAGGTCGAAGAATTTTTACTGATATGACAGTGGAAGAAAATCTCGAAATGGGTGCATTCATCATAAAAAATAAAGATAAAATAAAAGAAAACTTAGAATTCCTCTTTGATATATTCCCTATTTTAAAAGAAAGAAGAAAACAGCAGGCCGGAATGCTTTCAGGCGGTGAACAGCAAATGCTTGCAATCTCAAGAGCTCTGATGTCCAGTCCTAAAATTTTGCTTATGGACGAACCATCCATGGGACTTGCTCCAAAAGTAATCACTGAACTTTACGAAAAATTATCTCTTTTAAAAAATGCTGGGCTTACAATTTTTCTCGTGGAACAAAATGCCAAAATTGCTTTGAAGTATTCTGATAGAAGCTATGTTCTTGAAAACGGACGAATTATTTTACAAGGGAAAAGTAGTGAATTGTTGCAGGATAATGAACTTTTAAGAGCTTATTTAGGTAAAGAATACAAAGAGAAGTGGGAGAGATAAAATGAGAATGTGGCAGATGAGTGAAGAAACAATTTCTTTATCAGAATTAAAACAACTTCAATTAGAAAGACTTCAATCTACTCTAAACAGAGTTTATAATAATGTGGAGTTTTATCATAAAGTATTTAATAAATATAAAATTACACCAGACGATATAAGGTCACTCGAAGACATCAAAAAACTTCCTTTTACCACAAAACAGGATTTAAGGGATAATTACCCTTACGGGATGTTTGCTGTACCTTTAAAAGATATTGTGAGAATTCACTCATCAAGTGGAACAACCGGTAAGCCCACAGTCGTAGGATATACAAAAAGAGATCTTGAAACCTGGAAAAATCTTGTTGCAAGAATTATGGTGGCCGGCGGTGTTACTAAAGAAGATATAGTTCACATTGCTTTTACTTATGGTCTTTTTACTGGAGGATTCGGTTTGCATTATGGAGCGGAGCATATCGGAGCAAGTGTTATCCCTGTTTCAAGCGGAAATACAAGAAGGCAAATTATGATAATGCAAGATTATAGAAGTACTGTTCTTATTTGTACTCCATCTTACGCACTGCATATAGCTGAGACATTAGAATCAATGGGACTATCTAAAGATGATTTGCATCTAAAATACGGCCTTCTTGGTAGTGAACCGTGGGGAGAAAAGATAAGGAGCGAAATAGAAACCAAGCTTGGTATAATTGCTACAGATAATTATGGACTTAGTGAAATAATAGGTCCAGGAGTTTCTGGTGAATGTCTTTATAAAGATGGATTACATATAAATGAAGATCATTTTTATGTGGAAGTTATAGATCCAGATACTGGTGAAGTATTACCGGAAGGTGAAAAAGGTGAACTGGTTATCACCACTCTCACAAAAGAAGCAATGCCTTTAATCAGATATAGAACAAGGGATATTACAAGAATTTACAGAGATAATTGTAAATGCGGAAGGACATTTATCAAAATGGAAAAACCTTCTGGCAGAACGGATGATATGATTATTGTAAATGGTGTAAACATTTTTCCATCACAGGTTGAAGAAGCCTTAAAAGAAATAGAACATACTACCCCACACTTCATGATATATGTTAAAAAGAAAGGTGCTCTGGATATGATGGAAATACATCTTGAAGTATCTGAAAACCTGTTTTTTGATGAGATGAAAAGACAAAAAGAAATTCTTGATCAAATAACTGATAGACTCTTCAATTATCTCGGAATTAAACCTAAGGTAAAACTTGTAGAACCAAAATCTTTAGAGCGTTTTGAAGGAAAAGCAAAACGTGTTGTAGATGAAAGACATCAATAATAAACTTGTTTTCTCTTATTGCTAACACCGGCAAAGCAATCATAAAACCATAGGAGTGACTCCTATGGTTTTATTTGTTCAAGGTTAAATGTTTAAGGTTTAGGTTTAGGTTTAGGTTAAGGTTAAGGGAATTGGAAAATGATAAATGTTAGAATATTGGAACGTTGAACTTTTTCTACTTCCTTTTTTCCCTATTTCTCAACTTCATTTAATGTGTGTGAATAGAGCAATTTATAAAATGTGGAGTAACTCCATTAAAACCATTCTTGAGATGTTTTGAGTTTTGTGTTAAAGGAGTTTAAATGATGGACAGGATAGTAGATTTCTTTTTTGAAACAGGTATTTTGCAACAAATTCAACGTAGCGGTATACCATTTCTTGGAAGTGGTAATCAAACCATTGCTTCTCATGTATTTAGAACTACAGTAATTGGATACATACTTGCTAAAATGAAAAACATTAATCCTTATAAAGTAGTTCTAATGTGCCTCTTTCATGACATAGAAGAATCAAGAACCGGAGATTTAAATTATCTTCAGCAAAAATACGTAAAATCTGATGATATAAAAGCACTAAATGATGTAATTAAGGATTTGCCAGGCAATGATGAAATAGCTTCTTTAATAAAAGAATTTGAGGAAGGGAAAACTCTTGAAGCTCAACTTGCAAAAGATGCTGATACCATTGAACTTTTGCTTTTTCTCAAAGAAAATCTCGATAATGGAAATAATCAGGCAGCAAACTGGATAAAGCATATTAGAAAAAGACTCATAACTGATATTGCTAAAGAACTTGCTGAAGAAATTTTGGTAAAAAATTATTTTGACTGGTGGTATAATATTGATACTGATTGGTCAAAAGGTTCAAAAAGGTGGTAAATCAACATCTCTTTATTTAATTGATGATTGATTTTTTTCAATAATCTATTAATATCCGCTTAATGCTAAACAAAGAAATCAAGGGAGCCATCTTTATTTTAATTGCTGCAATGCTGTGGGGTACCACCGGCACAGCACAGGGGCTTGCCCCTGAAAATGCATCCTCAGCAGTGATTGGAACATTAAGAATCTTGATTGGTGGTTTTGCTCTCTTGTTAATTGCAATTTTAAAAAATGGGTTTAAAGATTCTCCGCCATGGCCTAAACTCTTAACACTCACTGGCATGGCAGGAGTAGCTCTATATCAAATAACCTTTTTTTATGGTGTCAAGTTTGCGGGTGTTGCTGTAGGAACTGTAGTAGGTATTGGCAGTGCTCCCATATCTGCAGGTATTTTATCTATTTTATTTTTAAAAGAGAAAATTCAAAGAAAATGGTACATCAGCACAACTCTCGCATTAATAGGATTACTTTTTATAAGTTTTGGTGGGAAGAAATATGACTTAAACTTTAACTTCCTTGGAATATTATTAGCATTAATGGCAGGCTTTTCTTACTCTTTATATACTTTGATTAGTAAAAAACTTCTAATATATCATAAGGTAGATGCAGTTATGGCGGTGCTTTTTTTAGGTGGGGCAACTCTTCTTTGCCCAATTCTTTTTTTTCATGACAACAGTTGGATTTTTACACCGAGAGGTATTGCTATTTCACTTCATCTAGGGCTCTTCGCAACTGCAGTCTCTTACATGTTTTTTATCAGAGGACTAAAGTTTGTAAAAGTTTCTACCACTGCAACATTATCTCTTATGGAACCTTTAACAGCAACAATATTGGGTATCACTATCCTTAAAGAAAAACCTAACCTATATTCTATAATAGGTATTATTTTTATATTTATAGGTATATTTATACTAACTTTTGATAAAAAAATTAATTAATCTAAAATTTACCACATCTCCTTTACACATTATTTGTCCTATGTTATCATAACATTATGAAAATTCTATATATTGAGGACAACAAAAATAATTTACTTTTAATAAAAAAAATCTTAAAGGAAATATTTCCCGATTTTGTAACAGCTAAATCAGGTAAAGAGGGGTTAAAGCTTTTATTAACAGAATCCCCTGATATTGCATTAATTGATTTAAATCTACCTGACATTAATGGCTTTGATATAATTGAGAACCTAAAAAAAGAAAACATTTTGGATAAAATAACAGTCATTGCCATTTCAGGTTATACTGACAAACATACAATAAAGTCGGTATATGAAGCAGGCTTTGATGGTTTTATTGAAAAGCCTGTTAATATTGACAAGATGGTTGAATATCTAATTA
Protein-coding regions in this window:
- a CDS encoding phenylacetate--CoA ligase family protein, producing MIWNEEYETLPREALEALQLKRLQNLVERVYATVPFYRKKLDEAGVRPEQIKSLDDLKRLPFTTKQDLRDNYPFGLFAVPKEQVVRIHASSGTTGKPTVVGYTKRDINTWAELMARTFQAAGVGKGDILQNAYGYGLFTGGLGAHYGAELIGASVIPISGGNSKKQIMIMQDFGTTAISCTPSYALNLYEVAEEMGVDLKKLPVKVGVFGAEPWTNEMRREIEEKWGIDAIDIYGLSEVIGPGVAFECVEAKNGMHINEDHFLVEIIDPETGEQLPYGEKGEIVFTTLTKEAIPLIRYRTRDITRLIKAPCICGRTFVRMEKVMGRSDDMLIIRGVNVFPSQIESILMETKGILPHYLIIVDRENNLDTLEVLVEVNEEFFSDEIKKLQQLEISIEKSIKEMIGISAKVRLVEPKTIERSQGKAKRVIDKRKI
- a CDS encoding ACT domain-containing protein, translated to MKITQISIFIENQSGRLWEVCDLLGKNNINIRALSLADTSDFGILRLIVNDPEKAYQKLRENEFTVGKTEVIAVEVPDSPGGLAKVLKILKDNNINVEYMYAFVERSGDCAIMIFRFDETDKAIEALNNNGIKTIKGQEIYGL
- a CDS encoding ABC transporter substrate-binding protein — protein: MKRLILIAFFVIFSVSLYAEIKIGALFSTSGPASFLGLPEKQTLDMVVEEINKNGGINGEKIKIIFYDTKGIDGEARKKFIRLATKDRVLAVIGPTRSGSTLAIKDLAKKYKLPVISCASSNRIINPLYKEVFKVAPSDIHAVEKIYEYLLSKGMKKVAIITAQSGFGYSGRDALLKKAKEMNIHIVADEKFKDTDKDMKSQLSKIASLKPDAVICWGVGPAPAIVAKNFKELNINAQLIMSHGVASKKFIALAGNAAENIILPAGRLIVADQLPDTDPFKKMLLKYKHDYETKFNSEVSTFGGHAYDAMHILKIALENTGKNKNKIAKAIESIKGYKGTYGEFNFSEKDHNGLTKDAFVMVKIENGDWKLIHK
- a CDS encoding branched-chain amino acid ABC transporter permease; translation: MQFLYSGLTTGSIYTLVAIGFNIIYNTTGIINFAQGEFVMLGGMFIYTALHFLNFPIYISFIVALISAFILGMIAERIFFNSIKIKTEINLITITLALAIILRGASMIIWGRDSLKVDPYITEKTVAMPGGVLTTSSLLVIVVSIVVAIILSFFFKFTKYGKAFRACHNDPYAASNCGINVNKIKMLSFAIAATIGCIAGILITPITFVTYNDGIMTGLKGFSAAIFGGLGRFSGAIVGGYFLAIAESFFASILPSGYKDAFAFIILLIILFALPNGILGKKKAERV
- a CDS encoding branched-chain amino acid ABC transporter permease, giving the protein MKELNRKFFIFNIILIIVLGLTVKNDYYLSLITYIMINAVLASGLNILLGYAGIISLCQAAFFGIGAYLSGILTVHYSFSPLLTVLIGIVATFFVAFIIGYPALKLHGHYLAMATLGFGMIIYIFANELDMFTGGPSGLVGIPYFSIFGFEFDNEMKNFILFATIYLISLVFLELFDKSFISYDFRFIRESEHASSAFGINFKKEKVLLFAVIAAYSSMIGSFYAFYSQFISPSSIGINYSIEILAMAIIGGLGTTYGGIVGAVIISLIPEVFASFEDYEIIIYGGILAFCIIFFPYGIVGFFKRLKIAKN
- a CDS encoding ABC transporter ATP-binding protein, with the translated sequence MLRTEHISVNFGGIKALDDVNIRVESGNIVALIGPNGAGKTTLFNVITGFISGYSGKVFFQDEDISHVAPNVIFQKGISRTFQNLKIINDVTIKENLILGLLKKKIKKYYFKNFFRMDKNFRKEIEQTLENTLELFGISEWKDKTPDEAPYGVLKYLELARSYLSSPSLLLLDEPAAGLNNFEKEKMIELIKKLKNEGITVLMVEHDMNFISSLADKVYCLNFGKIIAEGSYIEVRNNPDVMKAYLGDEDA
- a CDS encoding ABC transporter ATP-binding protein, yielding MLRVTSLSSYYGKIRALKNVSLHIKPKEFVSLIGSNGAGKTTLLNSIMGHIQKKEGEIYFNNTDITNLKPEKIVNLGIGFVPEGRRIFTDMTVEENLEMGAFIIKNKDKIKENLEFLFDIFPILKERRKQQAGMLSGGEQQMLAISRALMSSPKILLMDEPSMGLAPKVITELYEKLSLLKNAGLTIFLVEQNAKIALKYSDRSYVLENGRIILQGKSSELLQDNELLRAYLGKEYKEKWER
- a CDS encoding phenylacetate--CoA ligase family protein, which translates into the protein MRMWQMSEETISLSELKQLQLERLQSTLNRVYNNVEFYHKVFNKYKITPDDIRSLEDIKKLPFTTKQDLRDNYPYGMFAVPLKDIVRIHSSSGTTGKPTVVGYTKRDLETWKNLVARIMVAGGVTKEDIVHIAFTYGLFTGGFGLHYGAEHIGASVIPVSSGNTRRQIMIMQDYRSTVLICTPSYALHIAETLESMGLSKDDLHLKYGLLGSEPWGEKIRSEIETKLGIIATDNYGLSEIIGPGVSGECLYKDGLHINEDHFYVEVIDPDTGEVLPEGEKGELVITTLTKEAMPLIRYRTRDITRIYRDNCKCGRTFIKMEKPSGRTDDMIIVNGVNIFPSQVEEALKEIEHTTPHFMIYVKKKGALDMMEIHLEVSENLFFDEMKRQKEILDQITDRLFNYLGIKPKVKLVEPKSLERFEGKAKRVVDERHQ
- a CDS encoding HD domain-containing protein is translated as MDRIVDFFFETGILQQIQRSGIPFLGSGNQTIASHVFRTTVIGYILAKMKNINPYKVVLMCLFHDIEESRTGDLNYLQQKYVKSDDIKALNDVIKDLPGNDEIASLIKEFEEGKTLEAQLAKDADTIELLLFLKENLDNGNNQAANWIKHIRKRLITDIAKELAEEILVKNYFDWWYNIDTDWSKGSKRW
- a CDS encoding DMT family transporter, with the protein product MLNKEIKGAIFILIAAMLWGTTGTAQGLAPENASSAVIGTLRILIGGFALLLIAILKNGFKDSPPWPKLLTLTGMAGVALYQITFFYGVKFAGVAVGTVVGIGSAPISAGILSILFLKEKIQRKWYISTTLALIGLLFISFGGKKYDLNFNFLGILLALMAGFSYSLYTLISKKLLIYHKVDAVMAVLFLGGATLLCPILFFHDNSWIFTPRGIAISLHLGLFATAVSYMFFIRGLKFVKVSTTATLSLMEPLTATILGITILKEKPNLYSIIGIIFIFIGIFILTFDKKIN
- a CDS encoding response regulator, which codes for MKILYIEDNKNNLLLIKKILKEIFPDFVTAKSGKEGLKLLLTESPDIALIDLNLPDINGFDIIENLKKENILDKITVIAISGYTDKHTIKSVYEAGFDGFIEKPVNIDKMVEYLIKVHNTRCYKKDRNRIKSEKSKQENSSKLQHNFDSIIESISHELKTPITSLIHEIYFQLYYQSYVEVLNCFLVCFFLILSGFGLFYNIWYCEL